One genomic segment of Tripterygium wilfordii isolate XIE 37 chromosome 9, ASM1340144v1, whole genome shotgun sequence includes these proteins:
- the LOC120005525 gene encoding EIN3-binding F-box protein 1-like has translation MAKLFGLSGVTDFCPGAPIYTNHKESSLFLSLGSHVDVYFPPRKRSHISAPYVFCGETFEQKKQPSIEVLPDECLFEIFRRLPGAQERCASACVSKRWLSLVSNIRRHEIHSNKETQSSKGEAIVIGNEVKYEVEDQEVEGDGYLTRSLEGKKATDVRLAAIAVGTASRGGLGKLLIRGSNSIRKVTDVGLRAISRGCPSLRVLSLWNLSSVGDEGLFEIAKGCQMLEKLDLCHCPAITDKALLAIAKSCPNLMDLTIESCPNIGNEGLQAVGKCCPNLKSISIRDCPLVGDQGIAGLLSSATFVLTKVKLQGLNISDVSLAVIGHYGKAVTDLILIGLPNVTERGFWVLGNGQGLQKLKSFAVTSCQGVTDIGLEAIGKGCPNMKQFSLRKCAFLSDNGLVSFAKASMSLESLQLEECHRITQIGFFGTLLTCGSKLKALSLANCFGIKDQSLGMPQLSSCKSLRSLTIRNCPGFGDASLNVLSKMCPQLQHVELSGLQGITDAGLLPLIENSDAGLVKVNVSGCMNLTDKVVSSMTELHGWTLKVLNLDGCRKISDASLVAIADNCGLLSDLDVSKCAITDFGILTLAGCNQLNLQILSISGCAYVSDKSLPAFSKMGQTLLGLNLQHCNAISSGTIDFLVEQLWRCDILS, from the coding sequence GAGTTACTGATTTTTGCCCTGGGGCGCCAATATACACCAACCACAAGGAGTCTAGCCTATTTTTATCTCTTGGTAGTCATGTGGATGTGTATTTTCCTCCTCGCAAGAGGTCCCACATCAGCGCTCCATATGTTTTCTGTGGAGAGACGTTTGAGCAAAAGAAGCAGCCTTCTATTGAAGTTCTACCAGATGAATGTCTTTTTGAAATATTCCGACGTTTGCCTGGAGCCCAAGAAAGGTGTGCAAGTGCCTGTGTTTCTAAGCGCTGGCTCTCACTTGTAAGCAACATCCGCCGGCATGAAATTCACAGCAACAAAGAAACTCAGTCTTCAAAGGGTGAAGCTATTGTTATTGGCAATGAAGTAAAGTATGAGGTTGAAGATCAGGAAGTTGAGGGTGATGGATACCTCACCAGAAGCCTAGAAGGAAAGAAGGCCACAGATGTTAGACTTGCTGCCATTGCCGTTGGAACCGCTAGTCGTGGAGGATTGGGCAAGCTTTTAATCAGGGGAAGCAATTCTATTCGTAAGGTGACAGATGTTGGCCTCAGGGCAATTTCTCGTGGTTGCCCTTCTCTCAGGGTTCTTTCCTTGTGGAATTTGTCTTCTGTAGGTGATGAAGGTCTGTTTGAGATCGCAAAAGGTTGTCAAATGCTAGAGAAGCTTGACCTTTGCCATTGCCCTGCAATAACGGACAAGGCCTTACTCGCAATTGCAAAGAGCTGCCCAAATCTTATGGATTTGACAATTGAATCTTGCCCAAACATCGGTAATGAAGGGTTGCAAGCTGTTGGCAAATGTTGCCCCAATCTAAAATCCATTTCTATTAGAGACTGCCCCCTTGTTGGGGATCAAGGAATTGCTGGTCTGTTATCGTCTGCAACTTTTGTCCTGACAAAGGTGAAGCTCCAGGGGTTGAACATATCTGATGTGTCTCTTGCCGTTATTGGTCACTATGGCAAGGCTGTAACTGATCTTATCCTCATTGGCCTGCCAAATGTGACGGAGAGGGGCTTTTGGGTCTTGGGGAATGGTCAAGGGTTGCAGAAGTTGAAGTCCTTCGCTGTTACATCCTGCCAAGGAGTGACAGACATAGGACTTGAAGCCATTGGAAAAGGTTGTCCAAATATGAAACAGTTTTCCCTTCGTAAATGTGCATTCTTATCTGACAATGGATTGGTCTCATTTGCCAAAGCCTCGATGTCGCTTGAGAGCCTTCAATTGGAGGAATGCCATAGGATCACCCAAATTGGGTTTTTTGGTACACTTTTGACCTGTGGTTCCAAATTGAAGGCTCTTTCTCTGGCGAACTGTTTTGGTATTAAGGATCAAAGTCTAGGAATGCCTCAACTGTCTTCTTGCAAATCTCTGCGATCGTTGACCATCAGGAACTGCCCTGGTTTTGGTGATGCTAGCCTGAATGTTTTGAGCAAGATGTGCCCTCAACTGCAGCATGTTGAATTGAGTGGGCTCCAGGGAATAACCGATGCCGGACTGCTCCCTCTTATTGAGAATTCTGATGCTGGTCTAGTGAAAGTTAATGTCAGTGGATGCATGAATTTGACTGACAAAGTTGTTTCATCAATGACAGAGCTTCATGGTTGGACTCTCAAAGTGCTGAATCTGGATGGATGTAGGAAGATCAGTGATGCAAGCTTGGTGGCAATTGCTGATAACTGTGGATTGCTAAGTGATCTTGATGTCTCGAAGTGTGCAATTACTGATTTTGGGATTTTGACCTTGGCTGGTTGCAACCAGCTCAATCTTCAGATCCTTTCCATTTCTGGTTGtgcatatgtatcagacaagagcTTGCCGGCCTTCAGTAAGATGGGTCAGACACTTTTGGGGTTGAATCTCCAGCACTGCAATGCAATCAGCAGCGGCACAATTGACTTCCTTGTGGAGCAGCTGTGGAGG